From the genome of Arthrobacter alpinus, one region includes:
- a CDS encoding LCP family protein has translation MSLYEQLRSRDVSRKRRRRITYSIVAALAAIALSVTGYVAFVAVQANSNVRRSNALAALAGVPKLTKDTNILVMGLDSRVDEQGKPLSVALYDALDAGDQSIGGYNSNVLMLIHIPANGQKATAISIPRDDYVQIEGIPGQSFEAKIKEAYGYGLAAEQTALLAAGKPHNDTTYQQARDAGRQAELATVSAFLGSVHIDHFVEVTMAGFYEVSQAVAPITVCVNQATFDTYSGAEFKAGMQQIDAKQAMAFVRQRRDTSDPRYDFSDLDRERRQQAFIASVIHQLKQAGTFTDIPKMESVLNAVSKNIVVDSGLNLIELIQQAGSITSGNISFTTLPITGFGTSPSGESINTVDVAAVQATVRELLTPAAPAPTPAPGTSPTPGAPAPAPTALASPSSGDSSYSDWTGALQGGSIPCVK, from the coding sequence TTGAGCTTGTACGAGCAACTTCGTTCACGGGATGTCTCGCGTAAACGACGCAGGCGCATCACCTACTCCATTGTGGCGGCCCTGGCCGCCATCGCCCTGTCGGTCACCGGCTACGTCGCTTTCGTAGCGGTCCAAGCCAACAGCAACGTCAGGCGTTCGAACGCACTGGCGGCCCTGGCCGGGGTGCCCAAGCTGACGAAGGACACCAACATTTTGGTGATGGGCCTGGACTCCCGGGTTGACGAACAAGGCAAGCCGCTCTCGGTGGCGCTCTATGACGCACTCGACGCTGGGGACCAGAGCATTGGCGGCTACAACTCCAACGTGCTCATGCTCATCCACATCCCCGCCAACGGCCAAAAGGCGACGGCTATCTCCATTCCGCGGGATGACTACGTGCAGATTGAGGGGATCCCCGGACAGTCGTTTGAGGCCAAGATCAAGGAAGCCTATGGGTACGGTCTGGCCGCCGAGCAAACCGCCCTGCTGGCAGCCGGCAAGCCCCATAACGACACCACGTACCAGCAGGCGCGCGACGCCGGCCGCCAGGCCGAGCTGGCCACCGTTTCAGCGTTTTTGGGCAGCGTGCACATCGACCACTTTGTGGAGGTTACGATGGCAGGATTTTATGAGGTATCCCAGGCTGTGGCCCCCATCACGGTCTGCGTGAACCAGGCCACTTTCGACACGTATTCGGGCGCCGAGTTCAAAGCTGGCATGCAACAAATCGACGCAAAGCAGGCCATGGCGTTTGTCCGCCAACGCAGAGACACCAGTGATCCACGCTACGACTTCTCCGACCTTGACCGTGAACGGCGCCAGCAGGCGTTCATCGCCTCGGTCATACACCAGCTCAAGCAGGCAGGCACATTCACCGACATCCCTAAGATGGAATCGGTGCTCAACGCCGTGAGCAAGAACATCGTGGTGGACTCCGGGCTGAACCTCATTGAGCTCATCCAGCAGGCCGGCTCCATCACCTCAGGCAACATCTCCTTCACAACCTTGCCCATCACCGGCTTCGGCACCTCTCCGTCCGGGGAATCCATCAACACCGTAGATGTGGCGGCGGTGCAGGCCACCGTGCGCGAACTCCTCACTCCGGCGGCGCCGGCACCCACCCCCGCACCGGGCACCTCCCCAACGCCCGGGGCTCCTGCCCCAGCGCCGACAGCCTTGGCAAGTCCCAGCAGTGGGGACTCCAGCTATTCCGACTGGACCGGGGCCCTGCAGGGCGGTTCCATCCCGTGCGTGAAGTAG
- a CDS encoding DedA family protein, which translates to MMDSIVSLPFVWAFLILFFIVMLRSNATYWVGRGLAAGGRKTKLQKHLDSPAVLSAEKIIARWGAPAVSVSFLTIGVQTAINMSAGLGRMPLRRYIPATVVGSIVWACIYATVGLAAFEAAIAAAAGSPMALILLVLAVGALVLGIHLFRVSRTRKLDQSAMDDCPVMGAEIPVPAVERPTAFGA; encoded by the coding sequence ATGATGGACAGCATCGTTTCACTTCCGTTCGTGTGGGCTTTCCTTATTCTGTTTTTCATCGTCATGCTGCGCTCCAACGCTACCTACTGGGTAGGCCGTGGTCTTGCTGCTGGTGGCCGCAAGACTAAATTGCAGAAGCACCTTGATTCGCCAGCTGTGCTGAGTGCTGAGAAGATCATTGCCCGTTGGGGTGCCCCCGCCGTCAGTGTCAGTTTCCTAACTATCGGCGTCCAAACCGCGATCAACATGTCCGCCGGTCTGGGCCGCATGCCCTTGCGCCGCTACATTCCCGCCACAGTGGTTGGTTCCATTGTTTGGGCCTGCATCTACGCAACGGTCGGCTTGGCCGCCTTTGAGGCTGCGATTGCCGCCGCCGCGGGTTCCCCGATGGCCCTGATCCTGCTGGTGCTGGCCGTGGGTGCCCTGGTCTTGGGCATCCACCTTTTCCGGGTCTCACGCACCCGCAAGCTTGACCAAAGCGCCATGGATGACTGCCCTGTCATGGGTGCAGAGATCCCCGTCCCCGCAGTCGAGCGCCCTACCGCCTTCGGGGCCTGA
- a CDS encoding lipoate--protein ligase family protein, whose product MVAPRLQVHRQQVSLGAEADLNRGLDLLAEVRNGETPAMLRLYRPEPTMAFGQRDTRLPGFGQASRASLARGFTPTVRRAGGRAAAYHQGTLIIDHIQTDHDAIALAKARFGFFGGLFTQALRSLGVDAGVGEIPGEYCPGEFSVYGRGPAHSIKLVGTAQRVVSGAWLFSSVIVVENSAPIRQVLSDCYAALDLDWDPATAGAAEDLLPGLTVEAVEAAVLAAYAQHTDLRVALP is encoded by the coding sequence ATGGTGGCGCCGCGGCTTCAAGTGCACCGCCAACAGGTGAGTCTCGGGGCTGAGGCAGACCTAAACCGGGGCCTGGACCTGCTGGCTGAGGTAAGGAACGGCGAAACTCCCGCCATGTTGCGCCTTTACCGACCAGAACCCACGATGGCCTTTGGGCAGCGTGACACCCGGCTGCCGGGATTTGGACAGGCGAGCCGGGCCTCACTGGCGAGAGGTTTCACTCCCACCGTCCGCCGGGCTGGGGGCCGCGCGGCGGCATACCATCAAGGCACGCTGATTATTGATCACATCCAGACCGATCACGACGCTATTGCACTGGCTAAGGCGCGCTTTGGCTTCTTTGGCGGATTGTTCACACAAGCCCTGCGCTCCTTGGGCGTGGACGCGGGGGTGGGCGAGATTCCAGGGGAGTACTGTCCCGGAGAGTTTAGTGTTTACGGCCGCGGCCCGGCTCACAGCATCAAGCTGGTAGGTACAGCACAGCGGGTGGTTTCCGGAGCGTGGCTGTTCAGTTCCGTGATTGTGGTGGAAAACTCGGCACCCATTCGCCAGGTTCTTTCAGACTGTTATGCGGCGTTGGACCTTGACTGGGATCCGGCCACCGCGGGCGCCGCCGAGGACCTGCTTCCCGGTCTCACAGTGGAGGCCGTGGAAGCAGCAGTCCTGGCGGCGTACGCACAGCACACCGACCTTAGGGTTGCGCTGCCCTGA
- a CDS encoding MBL fold metallo-hydrolase: protein MSARIERLITSGTFSLDGGTWDVENNVWIVGDNAQVFVIDPAHDAAAIKKAVGERSVKAVLLTHGHDDHIRYARKFAEMVSAPVVMNPADQMLWEDIYPGTTPDSPIAEGDVFEVAGTRLVSLHTPGHSPGSTCFYAADLGTVFTGDTLFNGGPGATGRSYSDFPTIVKSISERLMTLPPETVVNTGHGDSTTIAAEAPGIRAAQP from the coding sequence ATGAGTGCCCGCATTGAACGTCTGATCACCTCGGGAACTTTTTCGCTCGACGGTGGCACCTGGGATGTTGAGAATAATGTGTGGATCGTCGGTGACAACGCGCAGGTGTTTGTGATCGACCCCGCCCATGACGCGGCAGCCATCAAGAAGGCTGTGGGGGAACGTTCCGTCAAGGCCGTTTTGCTGACGCACGGACACGACGACCATATCCGCTACGCCCGGAAGTTTGCCGAAATGGTGAGTGCACCGGTAGTCATGAACCCGGCCGACCAGATGCTGTGGGAGGACATTTACCCGGGAACCACCCCGGACTCCCCCATCGCAGAAGGCGACGTGTTTGAGGTGGCGGGAACACGTTTGGTGTCACTGCACACCCCAGGGCACTCCCCCGGGTCAACGTGCTTCTACGCAGCGGACCTCGGCACGGTGTTTACCGGCGACACGCTGTTCAACGGCGGCCCCGGGGCCACAGGGCGATCCTACAGTGACTTCCCCACGATTGTGAAGTCGATTTCCGAGCGGCTCATGACGCTGCCACCGGAGACCGTCGTCAACACCGGCCACGGCGACTCAACCACCATCGCGGCCGAGGCTCCTGGTATCAGGGCAGCGCAACCCTAA
- a CDS encoding S-(hydroxymethyl)mycothiol dehydrogenase gives MVHKVQGAVVLSKDAPVTLLTVLVPDPGPGEVLVDILTSGVCHTDLHYKQGGISDDFPFLLGHEATGVVNTVGAGVTNVVPGDRVILNWRAVCGNCRACAKGQAQYCFNTANATQKMTLEDGTVLSPALGIGAFIEKTLVAAGQCTKVDADVDPGTVGLLGCGVMAGIGAAINTGGVKRGDTVAVIGCGGVGSAAIAGAVLAGATTVIAVDRDPKKLVVARALGATHAVDSSVEDAVEAIRNHTGGFGADVVIDAVGRPETYKQAFYARDLAGTVVLVGVPTPEMTLELPLLDVFGRGGSLKSSWYGDCLPSRDFPMLVELYKQGKLDLDTFVSERVTINDIEAAFTKMGEGSVLRSVVEFA, from the coding sequence ATGGTACACAAGGTTCAAGGCGCCGTGGTCCTTTCCAAGGATGCCCCTGTCACGCTGCTGACCGTTCTGGTCCCTGACCCCGGCCCGGGCGAGGTGCTGGTGGATATTCTCACGAGTGGCGTCTGCCACACCGACCTGCACTACAAGCAGGGTGGGATCAGCGATGACTTCCCCTTCCTGCTCGGCCACGAGGCAACAGGCGTCGTAAACACCGTGGGCGCCGGTGTCACCAATGTTGTCCCAGGCGACAGGGTCATCTTGAACTGGCGCGCAGTGTGCGGTAACTGCCGCGCATGCGCCAAGGGCCAAGCCCAGTACTGTTTCAACACGGCCAACGCGACCCAGAAGATGACGCTCGAGGACGGCACAGTGCTTTCTCCCGCACTGGGCATCGGCGCCTTCATTGAAAAGACCCTGGTCGCTGCAGGGCAGTGCACCAAGGTGGACGCCGACGTCGACCCCGGCACCGTCGGCCTGTTGGGCTGCGGCGTCATGGCCGGCATTGGCGCGGCCATCAACACCGGCGGCGTCAAGCGCGGGGACACCGTTGCAGTGATCGGCTGCGGCGGGGTCGGCTCGGCCGCCATCGCCGGTGCGGTCCTGGCTGGCGCCACCACCGTCATTGCCGTGGACCGCGACCCCAAGAAGCTCGTTGTAGCCAGGGCCCTTGGTGCAACCCATGCAGTTGATTCCTCGGTTGAGGACGCCGTGGAAGCCATCCGCAACCACACCGGCGGGTTCGGTGCCGATGTGGTGATTGACGCCGTCGGACGTCCCGAGACCTACAAGCAGGCGTTTTACGCCCGGGATCTGGCCGGAACGGTTGTTTTGGTGGGCGTGCCCACACCCGAGATGACCCTGGAACTGCCGCTGCTGGACGTGTTTGGCCGCGGCGGTTCGCTGAAGTCCTCTTGGTACGGCGACTGCCTGCCCTCGCGTGATTTCCCCATGCTCGTGGAGCTGTACAAGCAGGGCAAGCTTGACCTTGACACCTTTGTCAGCGAACGCGTCACCATCAACGATATTGAGGCCGCGTTCACGAAAATGGGCGAAGGCTCCGTGCTGCGTTCGGTGGTGGAGTTCGCATGA
- a CDS encoding GNAT family N-acetyltransferase: protein MTDMVTLIAKTTPLERELKTTSRTVHESDLPRLGELYFTAYEPGIAGDSMQAAIDDIRASMAGKYGQFLPDASHVALDETGKIVAAVLVVERAIGDDTPESPFIIELITDRQHRRRGLAEDLVLLTMDTLFNAGQHDVALRVEGTNSAALALYLSLNFRRWSPEENED from the coding sequence ATGACTGACATGGTCACCCTCATCGCTAAAACCACACCCCTTGAGCGGGAACTGAAAACAACGTCCCGCACGGTCCATGAGTCCGATCTGCCCCGCCTGGGTGAGCTATACTTCACCGCCTATGAGCCCGGCATCGCTGGCGATTCCATGCAGGCTGCCATCGACGACATCAGGGCCTCCATGGCAGGGAAATACGGACAATTCCTGCCCGACGCTTCCCATGTTGCCCTCGATGAAACCGGCAAGATCGTGGCGGCAGTGCTGGTTGTTGAGCGTGCGATCGGTGATGACACACCCGAGTCCCCCTTTATCATTGAGCTCATCACGGACCGCCAGCACCGCCGCCGCGGACTGGCCGAGGACCTGGTGCTGCTCACCATGGACACGCTTTTCAACGCCGGCCAGCACGATGTGGCCCTGCGCGTGGAGGGAACCAACTCGGCAGCGCTTGCCCTCTACCTCTCCCTGAACTTCCGCCGCTGGAGCCCGGAAGAGAACGAGGACTGA
- a CDS encoding SOS response-associated peptidase → MCGRYVMAKAVGDLVAELEAEAEASLELRASYNVAPTTDVPIVLERLVGKEVHRQVHVAKWGLVPSWAKDASAGVRAFNARAETVLEKPTFRAAIKSKRCAVPVQGYYEWKKGRDGKSKQPYFVHSATGSLIVFAGLYEWWKDPAKEEGASDQWLLSCTILTMASPPDGELATLHDRLPVPLEKETMAKWLAPDMREPAALLESVLAQAYAVAASWSVDAVRPEVGNVRNDGPELIVPLGSF, encoded by the coding sequence ATGTGCGGACGATACGTGATGGCCAAGGCTGTTGGTGACCTGGTGGCGGAGTTGGAAGCCGAGGCGGAGGCCAGCTTGGAACTGCGGGCGTCCTACAATGTGGCGCCCACCACCGATGTACCTATCGTCTTGGAGCGCCTTGTCGGCAAGGAGGTGCACCGTCAGGTCCATGTGGCGAAATGGGGGCTGGTGCCGAGCTGGGCCAAGGATGCATCGGCGGGTGTGCGGGCGTTCAACGCCAGGGCTGAGACGGTCCTTGAAAAACCCACCTTCCGCGCAGCGATCAAATCCAAGCGCTGCGCCGTCCCGGTCCAGGGCTACTACGAGTGGAAGAAAGGCAGGGACGGCAAGTCCAAACAACCCTATTTTGTGCACAGTGCGACCGGGTCACTGATCGTCTTTGCCGGTTTGTATGAGTGGTGGAAGGACCCCGCCAAGGAGGAGGGCGCCTCTGATCAGTGGCTGCTCTCGTGCACCATCTTGACCATGGCATCCCCGCCCGACGGCGAATTGGCTACCTTGCACGACAGGCTTCCGGTTCCACTGGAGAAAGAAACAATGGCAAAGTGGCTCGCGCCGGATATGAGGGAGCCAGCGGCCCTGCTGGAGAGCGTGTTGGCCCAAGCATACGCAGTCGCGGCCAGCTGGAGCGTGGACGCCGTGCGGCCTGAGGTTGGCAACGTCCGCAACGACGGACCAGAATTGATTGTCCCACTCGGCTCGTTCTAG
- a CDS encoding mycoredoxin, which yields MEYTPEAGTITMFSTVWCGYCKRLKKQLEAKGIGYTEISIEDTPGTAELVEKLNDGNQTVPTVIYPDGTSATNPSLNDVMAKLGL from the coding sequence GTGGAGTACACCCCTGAAGCCGGCACCATCACCATGTTTTCCACCGTTTGGTGCGGATACTGTAAGCGTCTGAAGAAGCAGCTTGAGGCCAAAGGCATCGGCTATACCGAAATTAGCATTGAGGACACGCCCGGTACCGCCGAGCTTGTGGAGAAACTCAACGACGGCAACCAGACCGTTCCCACCGTGATCTACCCGGATGGCACGTCCGCGACAAACCCGTCATTGAACGATGTCATGGCAAAACTGGGCCTCTAA
- a CDS encoding thioesterase family protein — MSETTMQAAVEASSYYRHLGGNHYESTIHAQGAWNTHEQHMAPVSGLMVHALEQFQPRPDMRLARLNFDILGLIPAGEFTIETTLLRPGKTIELLQGELLSEGRVAVRVTAWRLQKNDTTAVEAYEDQALASLESSVPWDGMSVWPGGFIKTLEGRSVPGHRPGRGRAWLHSPFTMLDGGELASPLVRLLGLADSANGVAARLAPVPGGYMFPNVDLSIHIYREPVGEWLGLDTHVTLAGDGIGLTSSVLNDIKGPFGRTEQILTVRPIPLAK, encoded by the coding sequence ATGTCGGAGACCACAATGCAAGCAGCCGTTGAAGCCAGCTCGTACTACCGCCACCTGGGCGGGAACCACTATGAGTCAACCATCCACGCCCAGGGGGCGTGGAACACACACGAACAGCATATGGCGCCGGTCAGCGGCCTCATGGTCCATGCCCTGGAGCAATTCCAGCCGCGGCCCGACATGCGCCTGGCCCGCCTGAATTTCGACATTCTAGGGCTCATCCCCGCCGGCGAGTTCACCATTGAAACCACTCTTCTGCGTCCGGGCAAAACCATCGAATTGCTGCAGGGGGAACTTCTCTCTGAGGGCCGCGTAGCCGTACGCGTCACGGCTTGGCGCTTGCAAAAAAATGACACCACGGCCGTTGAAGCCTATGAAGACCAGGCCCTGGCCAGTCTGGAGAGCTCTGTCCCCTGGGATGGCATGAGCGTCTGGCCCGGCGGTTTCATCAAGACCCTTGAAGGCCGTTCGGTCCCCGGTCACCGCCCCGGCCGCGGACGTGCCTGGCTGCACAGCCCCTTCACCATGCTCGACGGCGGGGAACTAGCCTCCCCGCTGGTACGCCTGCTGGGCCTGGCCGACAGCGCCAACGGCGTCGCGGCCCGGCTGGCGCCGGTGCCCGGAGGTTACATGTTCCCCAATGTTGACCTGTCTATCCACATTTACCGCGAACCCGTGGGCGAATGGCTGGGTCTGGACACGCACGTCACCCTCGCCGGTGACGGTATAGGCTTGACCTCCTCCGTCCTCAACGACATCAAGGGCCCCTTTGGCCGTACGGAGCAGATCTTGACGGTTCGCCCCATCCCGCTCGCCAAATGA
- a CDS encoding DUF6504 family protein translates to MGIFSDGIDVVQTMAGVPLHLLWQGRSYTLAAEPLRWYERRCWWDEELRAPPGFGGGLVDREVWRVQVRRDGTPPGVPLLTLDLVKYLPAGRWRVIKVHDALNETKDTAGTADPVEEQGYGS, encoded by the coding sequence ATGGGCATCTTCAGCGATGGCATTGACGTGGTGCAAACCATGGCAGGAGTGCCCTTGCACTTACTGTGGCAGGGGCGTTCTTACACGCTCGCCGCCGAGCCCCTGCGCTGGTACGAACGGCGCTGTTGGTGGGATGAGGAACTCCGGGCACCCCCGGGATTCGGCGGGGGCCTGGTTGACCGCGAGGTTTGGCGGGTCCAGGTGCGCCGCGACGGCACACCGCCAGGGGTGCCCCTATTGACCCTTGATCTGGTGAAGTACCTGCCGGCAGGGCGCTGGCGGGTGATCAAGGTCCATGACGCACTCAACGAAACAAAGGACACGGCCGGTACGGCTGATCCGGTGGAGGAGCAAGGTTATGGGAGCTAG
- a CDS encoding AMP-binding protein produces the protein MTTDVHYSSASGTSSTPLLEETIGANFQHAALRFPDREALIDRPSGRRWSYAELNHDVDALARGLLAAGVAKADRVGIWAPNVPEWVLLQYATAKIGAILVNVNPSYRVHELKYAIQQSGMSMIVALPEFKGSNYQAMVETVRPECPFLAAAIYIGTSSWDALVAGGESAPADAVEHAMAGLDPDEPINIQYTSGTTGYPKGATLSHRNILNNGYFVTETIGFTEQDKLCMPVPFYHCFGMVMGNLGATTHGAAIIIPAPSFDAAATLRAVQEERCTALYGVPTMFIAELNLPDFANYDLSSLRTGIMAGSPCPVEVMKRCMTEMHMGQVSIAYGMTETAPVSMQTLPDDDVAHRTRTVGRVHPHLEVKIVDPATGLTVPRGTPGEFCTRGYSVMLGYWNDPEKTASAIDGGRWMHTGDLAEMLQDGYVNIVGRIKDMVIRGGENLYPREIEEFLYTHPDIADVQVIGVPDEKYGEELCAWILMKPGSAVLDQAGMAAFCEGHLSRHKIPRYVLAVDEFPMTVTGKVRKMDMRATTVELLGLG, from the coding sequence ATGACCACTGACGTTCATTACTCCTCCGCCTCCGGCACCTCCTCGACACCCCTGCTGGAGGAAACCATCGGCGCGAATTTCCAACACGCCGCACTGCGCTTCCCCGACCGTGAGGCCCTGATAGACAGGCCGTCCGGGCGCCGCTGGAGCTATGCGGAGCTAAACCACGACGTCGATGCGCTGGCCCGCGGCCTGCTCGCCGCCGGGGTGGCCAAGGCAGACAGGGTGGGCATCTGGGCGCCCAACGTACCCGAGTGGGTGCTTTTGCAATACGCAACGGCCAAAATCGGTGCCATCCTGGTCAATGTCAACCCCTCCTACCGGGTACACGAGCTCAAGTACGCCATCCAACAATCAGGCATGTCCATGATTGTGGCACTGCCCGAGTTCAAGGGCTCCAATTACCAGGCCATGGTCGAAACGGTCCGGCCGGAATGCCCGTTCCTGGCAGCGGCAATATACATCGGGACGTCTTCCTGGGACGCGCTCGTGGCGGGCGGGGAATCCGCCCCGGCGGACGCCGTCGAGCATGCCATGGCGGGCCTTGACCCCGACGAGCCGATTAACATCCAGTACACCTCCGGCACCACCGGCTACCCCAAGGGCGCCACCCTTAGCCACCGCAACATCCTCAACAATGGCTACTTCGTCACCGAAACCATCGGATTCACGGAGCAGGACAAATTGTGCATGCCGGTGCCGTTCTACCACTGCTTCGGCATGGTCATGGGGAATCTGGGTGCCACAACGCACGGGGCGGCAATCATCATTCCGGCCCCGTCCTTTGACGCTGCCGCCACGCTTCGGGCTGTCCAGGAGGAACGTTGCACCGCCCTGTATGGCGTACCCACCATGTTCATTGCCGAGCTAAACCTGCCCGACTTCGCCAACTACGACCTCTCCAGCTTGCGCACCGGCATTATGGCAGGCTCGCCGTGCCCAGTGGAGGTCATGAAGCGGTGTATGACGGAGATGCATATGGGGCAGGTGTCCATCGCCTATGGCATGACGGAGACCGCGCCAGTGTCGATGCAAACACTGCCCGACGACGACGTTGCCCACCGCACGCGGACAGTGGGCAGGGTGCACCCCCACCTCGAGGTCAAGATCGTAGATCCGGCGACGGGACTGACGGTCCCTCGCGGTACGCCGGGTGAATTCTGCACGCGCGGCTACTCGGTCATGCTGGGTTACTGGAACGATCCCGAAAAAACTGCGTCCGCGATTGACGGTGGCCGCTGGATGCACACCGGGGACCTCGCCGAGATGCTCCAAGACGGCTACGTGAACATTGTTGGCAGGATCAAGGACATGGTGATCCGGGGCGGGGAAAACCTGTACCCGCGCGAAATTGAGGAGTTCCTGTACACGCACCCTGACATTGCAGATGTCCAGGTGATCGGGGTCCCGGATGAGAAGTACGGTGAGGAACTGTGCGCATGGATCCTCATGAAGCCCGGGTCGGCAGTCCTGGATCAGGCTGGCATGGCGGCTTTCTGTGAGGGGCACCTGTCCCGGCACAAGATTCCTCGCTACGTGCTGGCGGTGGACGAATTCCCCATGACTGTCACCGGCAAGGTGCGCAAGATGGACATGCGGGCAACGACTGTGGAGTTGCTGGGGTTAGGCTAA
- a CDS encoding DUF6226 family protein, whose protein sequence is MENLLVRPQFASAVLRDRAGSVVESGAQWRQYDVPQDAYSRVSHPERFA, encoded by the coding sequence ATGGAAAACCTGTTGGTCAGGCCCCAGTTTGCGTCAGCGGTGCTCCGGGACCGTGCTGGTTCAGTTGTTGAGTCCGGCGCCCAATGGCGGCAGTACGATGTGCCGCAGGACGCATACAGCCGCGTGAGCCATCCCGAGCGGTTCGCCTGA